A stretch of the Vulpes vulpes isolate BD-2025 unplaced genomic scaffold, VulVul3 u000000678, whole genome shotgun sequence genome encodes the following:
- the CUNH15orf39 gene encoding uncharacterized protein C15orf39 homolog isoform X1: MAEKRPLGTLGPVMYGKLPRLEADSGPGHSLTPSAGNQDPCSYKGAYFSCPMGSAPKAGSERLASWIPYPPLYPASVAGPPLRTDNLLTSCLLYRPPAESSEKVQDPGPVELLSFGPQSHTYPGPPLAAPKPVYRNPLCYGLSPCLGEGAAKRPLDVDWTMVTGPLLPPADPPCSLTPAPGKGQSLDGTFLRGVPAEGPGKNSVSFSPCQAFLEKYRTIHGTGFLPSKYAGPYSGDSKQVLSEGPPSPWTQLAQPLGPACQDTVPTHYPLPHPPEALPCPSACRHPEKQGSYGAVLPLQPLGAHKGAGYPAGGLSSPYLRQQAAQTPYMPPVGLDTFSCPSAPPPAPSPGLKLEPPLAPRCPLDFAPQTLSFPYARDDLSLYGASPGLGGTPPSQNSLQAVPQPSAFQRACQPLSASQPCPEPGRSVEKPAQEAEEKMWLPSCRKEQLQPQLDERPGAPIVIGDSPVPHTPPGLAPYAQERRALLQSDGTLPPGSPPMPVIDNVFSLAPYRDYLDVQAPEDPTEPTLAPAPSGSPAKDSGAPLASREAPAEPLCSRREEVALDLSVKRPVPEAPIGAPSPPAPAQPPAAPEAPGLGNVLPELPDRAKAAPEAAGSPVPATADEAAPRTNFHSSVAFMFRKFKILRPAPLPAAPAPAPATPPAAAPPAPPTTSVPLGLQILSPPLPVACFNLALPSPPAVALASRALAPAPAPAPAPAAPATSSPEQHFTGLHASLCDAISGSVAHSPPEKLREWLATAGPWGRAAWQDCQAVQGLLGKLLSQLQRFVCTQQCPFPHVVRAGAIFVPIHLVKERLFPRLPPASVDHVLQEHRVELRPTTLSEERALRERALHGCTSRMLKLLALRQLPDIYPDLLGLQWRDCVRRQLGDFDTEAGSVPSSEPTMARDEPESLALAWKSPVPKARKPGRKPPTPGLERAEAAPEEGARGASPAPAASTCPQGPILRARFRSLLETAWLNGLALPTWGHKATGPDRSMPQPQALGDQSHPL, from the exons ATGGCAGAGAAGCGGCCACTGGGGACCCTGGGGCCTGTAATGTATGGCAAGCTGCCCCGTCTAGAGGCAGACTCCGGGCCCGGGCACAGCCTGACCCCCTCTGCCGGCAACCAGGACCCCTGCAGCTACAAGGGTGCTTACTTCTCCTGCCCTATGGGGAGTGCTCCCAAGGCAGGGTCTGAGCGATTAGCATCCTGGATCCCATATCCACCCTTGTACCCTGCCAGCGTGGCAGGCCCCCCTCTGCGGACAGACAACCTGTTGACCAGCTGTCTGCTCTACCGCCCACCAGCGGAGAGCTCCGAGAAGGTGCAGGACCCTGGCCCTGTTGAGCTCCTGTCCTTCGGTCCCCAGTCTCATACCTACCCAGGCCCACCGTTGGCGGCACCCAAACCTGTCTACCGCAACCCTCTGTGTTACGGGCTCTCACCCtgcctgggggaaggggcagcgAAGAGGCCACTGGATGTCGACTGGACAATGGTGACTGGACCTCTGTTACCCCCGGCTGACCCACCTTGTTCCCTGACGCCAGCTCCTGGCAAGGGCCAGTCCCTGGATGGCACCTTCTTGCGTGGGGTGCCGGCTGAGGGACCCGGCAAAAACTCCGTAAGCTTCTCCCCGTGCCAGGCCTTCCTGGAGAAGTACCGGACCATCCACGGCACGGGCTTCCTGCCCTCTAAGTATGCAGGTCCTTACTCTGGGGACTCCAAGCAGGTGTTGTCCGAGGGACCCCCCAGCCCTTGGACCCAGCTGGCCCaacccctgggccctgcctgccAGGATACAGTGCCTACCCACTacccgctcccccacccccccgaggCCCTGCCTTGCCCATCAGCCTGCCGCCACCCAGAGAAGCAGGGCAGCTATGGCGCAGTGCTCCCACTACAGCCTCTGGGAGCCCACAAGGGGGCTGGGTACCCGGCTGGTGGGCTGAGCAGTCCCTACCTGAGGCAGCAGGCAGCCCAGACACCCTATATGCCCCCAGTGGGCCTGGACACTTtttcctgcccctctgcccctccgccagCACCCTCACCAGGCCTCAAGCTGGAGCCGCCTCTCGCTCCCCGGTGCCCCTTGGACTTTGCCCCCCAGACGCTGAGCTTTCCCTATGCCCGGGATGACCTCTCTCTCTATGGAGCATCCCCCGGGCTTGGAGGGACGCCACCTTCCCAAAACAGCCTACAGGCTGTACCCCAGCCCAGTGCCTTCCAGCGTGCGTGCCAGCCTCTGTCCGCCAGCCAGCCATGCCCCGAGCCTGGGAGGTCTGTGGAGAAGCCAgcccaggaggcagaggagaagatGTGGCTGCCGAGCTGCAGGAAAGAGCAGCTCCAGCCCCAACTCGACGAGCGCCCCGGAGCGCCCATCGTCATCGGCGACAGTCCGGTTCCCCACACCCCCCCGGGACTCGCGCCCTATGCCCAGGAGCGCCGGGCTCTTCTGCAGAGTGACGGCACGCTGCCACCCGGCTCACCACCCATGCCTGTCATCGACAATGTCTTCAGCCTGGCCCCGTACCGCGACTACCTGGATGTGCAGGCCCCCGAGGACCCCACTGAGcccaccctggccccagcccccagcggGAGCCCTGCAAAGGACAGTGGGGCGCCCCTGGCCTCCCGGGAGGCACCCGCAGAGCCCCTGTGCTCCCGCAGAGAGGAGGTAGCGCTGGACTTAAGCGTGAAGAGGCCGGTGCCCGAGGCGCCCATCGGGGCCCCCAGTCCCCCCGCGCCTGCCCAGCCACCTGCGGCCCCCGAGGCGCCAGGTTTGGGCAACGTGCTCCCGGAGCTGCCAGACCGGGCAAAGGCAGCCCCCGAGGCCGCGGGGTCCCCTGTGCCAGCGACCGCCGACGAGGCCGCCCCCAGGACCAACTTCCACAGCTCCGTGGCCTTCATGTTCCGAAAATTCAAGATCCTCCGGCCCGCACCCCTGCctgcggccccggccccagccccggccacgccccccgCGGCTGCACCCCCCGCGCCACCCACCACATCTGTGCCCCTCGGGCTGCAGATTCTCAGCCCACCGCTGCCCGTGGCCTGCTTCAACCTGGCGCTGCCCAGCCCGCCCGCCGTGGCCCTGGCCTCCCgggccctggcccctgcccccgccccggccccagccccagctgccccCGCCACCAGCTCCCCAGAGCAGCACTTCACGGGCCTGCACGCGTCCCTGTGTGATGCCATCTCGGGCTCCGTGGCCCACTCCCCGCCCGAGAAGCTGCGGGAGTGGCTGGCCACGGCAGGGCCCTGGGGCCGGGCGGCGTGGCAGGACTGCCAGGCGGTGCAGGGGCTGCTGGGCAAGCTGCTGTCGCAGCTGCAGCGCTTCGTGTGCACCCAGCAGTGCCCCTTCCCCCACGTGGTGCGCGCCGGGGCCATCTTCGTTCCCATCCACCTGGTGAAGGAGCGCCTCTTCCCGAGGCTGCCCCCCGCCTCCGTGGACCACGTGCTGCAGGAGCACCGCGTGGAGCTGCGGCCCACCACGCTGTCCGAGGAGCGGGCGCTGCGCGAGCGGGCCCTGCACGGCTGCACGTCGCGCATGCTCAAGCTGCTGGCGCTGCGCCAGCTGCCCGACATCTACCCGGACCTGCTGGGCCTGCAGTGGCGGGACTGTGTCCGCCGCCAGCTGG GTGACTTTGACACTGAGGCTGGATCTGTGCCCTCCTCAGAACCCACCATGGCCAGAGACGAGCCGGAGAGCCTAGCCCTGGCTTGGAAGTCACCCGTCCCCAAGGCCAGGAAGCCAGGGAGGAAGCCACCAACCCCTGGCTTGGAGAGAGCAGAGGCAGCCCCTGAGGAAGGGGCCCGCGGTGCCTCACCTGCCCCTGCCGCCAGCACCTGCCCCCAGGGCCCCATACTAAGGGCCCGCTTCCGCAGCCTGCTAGAAACTGCCTGGCTCAATGGCCTGGCACTGCCCACTTGGGGCCACAAGGCCACAGGGCCGGATCGGTCCATGCCCCAGCCACAGGCGCTGGGCGACCAGAGCCATCCCCTGTAG
- the CUNH15orf39 gene encoding uncharacterized protein C15orf39 homolog isoform X2 has translation MAEKRPLGTLGPVMYGKLPRLEADSGPGHSLTPSAGNQDPCSYKGAYFSCPMGSAPKAGSERLASWIPYPPLYPASVAGPPLRTDNLLTSCLLYRPPAESSEKVQDPGPVELLSFGPQSHTYPGPPLAAPKPVYRNPLCYGLSPCLGEGAAKRPLDVDWTMVTGPLLPPADPPCSLTPAPGKGQSLDGTFLRGVPAEGPGKNSVSFSPCQAFLEKYRTIHGTGFLPSKYAGPYSGDSKQVLSEGPPSPWTQLAQPLGPACQDTVPTHYPLPHPPEALPCPSACRHPEKQGSYGAVLPLQPLGAHKGAGYPAGGLSSPYLRQQAAQTPYMPPVGLDTFSCPSAPPPAPSPGLKLEPPLAPRCPLDFAPQTLSFPYARDDLSLYGASPGLGGTPPSQNSLQAVPQPSAFQRACQPLSASQPCPEPGRSVEKPAQEAEEKMWLPSCRKEQLQPQLDERPGAPIVIGDSPVPHTPPGLAPYAQERRALLQSDGTLPPGSPPMPVIDNVFSLAPYRDYLDVQAPEDPTEPTLAPAPSGSPAKDSGAPLASREAPAEPLCSRREEVALDLSVKRPVPEAPIGAPSPPAPAQPPAAPEAPGLGNVLPELPDRAKAAPEAAGSPVPATADEAAPRTNFHSSVAFMFRKFKILRPAPLPAAPAPAPATPPAAAPPAPPTTSVPLGLQILSPPLPVACFNLALPSPPAVALASRALAPAPAPAPAPAAPATSSPEQHFTGLHASLCDAISGSVAHSPPEKLREWLATAGPWGRAAWQDCQAVQGLLGKLLSQLQRFVCTQQCPFPHVVRAGAIFVPIHLVKERLFPRLPPASVDHVLQEHRVELRPTTLSEERALRERALHGCTSRMLKLLALRQLPDIYPDLLGLQWRDCVRRQLGEHGASPGAPGAV, from the coding sequence ATGGCAGAGAAGCGGCCACTGGGGACCCTGGGGCCTGTAATGTATGGCAAGCTGCCCCGTCTAGAGGCAGACTCCGGGCCCGGGCACAGCCTGACCCCCTCTGCCGGCAACCAGGACCCCTGCAGCTACAAGGGTGCTTACTTCTCCTGCCCTATGGGGAGTGCTCCCAAGGCAGGGTCTGAGCGATTAGCATCCTGGATCCCATATCCACCCTTGTACCCTGCCAGCGTGGCAGGCCCCCCTCTGCGGACAGACAACCTGTTGACCAGCTGTCTGCTCTACCGCCCACCAGCGGAGAGCTCCGAGAAGGTGCAGGACCCTGGCCCTGTTGAGCTCCTGTCCTTCGGTCCCCAGTCTCATACCTACCCAGGCCCACCGTTGGCGGCACCCAAACCTGTCTACCGCAACCCTCTGTGTTACGGGCTCTCACCCtgcctgggggaaggggcagcgAAGAGGCCACTGGATGTCGACTGGACAATGGTGACTGGACCTCTGTTACCCCCGGCTGACCCACCTTGTTCCCTGACGCCAGCTCCTGGCAAGGGCCAGTCCCTGGATGGCACCTTCTTGCGTGGGGTGCCGGCTGAGGGACCCGGCAAAAACTCCGTAAGCTTCTCCCCGTGCCAGGCCTTCCTGGAGAAGTACCGGACCATCCACGGCACGGGCTTCCTGCCCTCTAAGTATGCAGGTCCTTACTCTGGGGACTCCAAGCAGGTGTTGTCCGAGGGACCCCCCAGCCCTTGGACCCAGCTGGCCCaacccctgggccctgcctgccAGGATACAGTGCCTACCCACTacccgctcccccacccccccgaggCCCTGCCTTGCCCATCAGCCTGCCGCCACCCAGAGAAGCAGGGCAGCTATGGCGCAGTGCTCCCACTACAGCCTCTGGGAGCCCACAAGGGGGCTGGGTACCCGGCTGGTGGGCTGAGCAGTCCCTACCTGAGGCAGCAGGCAGCCCAGACACCCTATATGCCCCCAGTGGGCCTGGACACTTtttcctgcccctctgcccctccgccagCACCCTCACCAGGCCTCAAGCTGGAGCCGCCTCTCGCTCCCCGGTGCCCCTTGGACTTTGCCCCCCAGACGCTGAGCTTTCCCTATGCCCGGGATGACCTCTCTCTCTATGGAGCATCCCCCGGGCTTGGAGGGACGCCACCTTCCCAAAACAGCCTACAGGCTGTACCCCAGCCCAGTGCCTTCCAGCGTGCGTGCCAGCCTCTGTCCGCCAGCCAGCCATGCCCCGAGCCTGGGAGGTCTGTGGAGAAGCCAgcccaggaggcagaggagaagatGTGGCTGCCGAGCTGCAGGAAAGAGCAGCTCCAGCCCCAACTCGACGAGCGCCCCGGAGCGCCCATCGTCATCGGCGACAGTCCGGTTCCCCACACCCCCCCGGGACTCGCGCCCTATGCCCAGGAGCGCCGGGCTCTTCTGCAGAGTGACGGCACGCTGCCACCCGGCTCACCACCCATGCCTGTCATCGACAATGTCTTCAGCCTGGCCCCGTACCGCGACTACCTGGATGTGCAGGCCCCCGAGGACCCCACTGAGcccaccctggccccagcccccagcggGAGCCCTGCAAAGGACAGTGGGGCGCCCCTGGCCTCCCGGGAGGCACCCGCAGAGCCCCTGTGCTCCCGCAGAGAGGAGGTAGCGCTGGACTTAAGCGTGAAGAGGCCGGTGCCCGAGGCGCCCATCGGGGCCCCCAGTCCCCCCGCGCCTGCCCAGCCACCTGCGGCCCCCGAGGCGCCAGGTTTGGGCAACGTGCTCCCGGAGCTGCCAGACCGGGCAAAGGCAGCCCCCGAGGCCGCGGGGTCCCCTGTGCCAGCGACCGCCGACGAGGCCGCCCCCAGGACCAACTTCCACAGCTCCGTGGCCTTCATGTTCCGAAAATTCAAGATCCTCCGGCCCGCACCCCTGCctgcggccccggccccagccccggccacgccccccgCGGCTGCACCCCCCGCGCCACCCACCACATCTGTGCCCCTCGGGCTGCAGATTCTCAGCCCACCGCTGCCCGTGGCCTGCTTCAACCTGGCGCTGCCCAGCCCGCCCGCCGTGGCCCTGGCCTCCCgggccctggcccctgcccccgccccggccccagccccagctgccccCGCCACCAGCTCCCCAGAGCAGCACTTCACGGGCCTGCACGCGTCCCTGTGTGATGCCATCTCGGGCTCCGTGGCCCACTCCCCGCCCGAGAAGCTGCGGGAGTGGCTGGCCACGGCAGGGCCCTGGGGCCGGGCGGCGTGGCAGGACTGCCAGGCGGTGCAGGGGCTGCTGGGCAAGCTGCTGTCGCAGCTGCAGCGCTTCGTGTGCACCCAGCAGTGCCCCTTCCCCCACGTGGTGCGCGCCGGGGCCATCTTCGTTCCCATCCACCTGGTGAAGGAGCGCCTCTTCCCGAGGCTGCCCCCCGCCTCCGTGGACCACGTGCTGCAGGAGCACCGCGTGGAGCTGCGGCCCACCACGCTGTCCGAGGAGCGGGCGCTGCGCGAGCGGGCCCTGCACGGCTGCACGTCGCGCATGCTCAAGCTGCTGGCGCTGCGCCAGCTGCCCGACATCTACCCGGACCTGCTGGGCCTGCAGTGGCGGGACTGTGTCCGCCGCCAGCTGGGTGAGCACGGGGCGTCCCCGGGAGCCCCCGGAGCGGTATGA